A portion of the Glycine max cultivar Williams 82 chromosome 10, Glycine_max_v4.0, whole genome shotgun sequence genome contains these proteins:
- the LOC100777390 gene encoding peroxidase 12 → MDKTFGNNLRRTCPAANTDNTTVLDIRSPNTFDNKYYVDLMNRQGLFTSDQDLYTNTRTKGIVTDFAVNQSLFFDKFVFAMLKMGQLNVLTGNQGEIRANCSVRNANNKSLLTSVVQDVVETLIEM, encoded by the coding sequence ATGGACAAGACCTTCGGCAACAACCTCAGACGCACGTGCCCCGCCGCCAACACCGACAACACCACCGTTCTTGACATCCGATCCCCCAACACCTTCGACAACAAGTACTACGTTGACCTCATGAACCGCCAGGGCCTCTTCACCTCCGACCAAGACCTTTACACTAATACGAGGACTAAGGGCATTGTCACCGACTTTGCCGTTAACCAGAGCCTCTTCTTTGACAAGTTTGTGTTCGCTATGCTCAAGATGGGTCAGCTTAATGTGCTCACGGGGAATCAAGGGGAGATTCGTGCCAATTGCTCCGTTAGAAATGCCAATAACAAGTCCCTCTTGACTTCTGTGGTGCAAGACGTGGTCGAAACTTTGATAGAAATGTAA
- the LOC121172976 gene encoding peroxidase 12 — translation MARKAFINNMSAIFSFLLICIFLSVYNIKVCEAQAKPPTAKGLSYNFYDKSCPKLKSIVRSELKKVFNKDIAQAAGLLRLHFHDCFVQGCDGSVLLDGSASGPGEKEAPPNLTLRPEAFKIIENLRGLLEKSCGRVVSCSDITALTARDAVFLVSTNNYLVIG, via the exons GAGTGCTATTTTCAGCTTTCTTCTCATCTGCATCTTTCTTTCTGTTTACAATATCAAAGTGTGTGAGGCACAAGCCAAGCCTCCCACAGCGAAGGGGCTATCATATAACTTCTACGACAAAAGCTGTCCTAAGCTTAAATCTATCGTTAGATCAGAGCTCAAAAAGGTCTTCAACAAGGACATTGCTCAAGCTGCTGGCTTGCTTCGCCTTCACTTCCATGACTGCTTTGTTCAG GGTTGTGATGGGTCAGTGTTATTGGATGGATCAGCAAGTGGGCCGGGTGAGAAAGAAGCACCACCAAACTTGACTTTGAGACCTGAGGCCTTTAAGATAATCGAAAACCTTCGTGGTCTTTTAGAGAAGAGCTGTGGAAGAGTGGTCTCCTGCTCCGACATCACTGCCCTCACTGCACGAGATGCTGTTTTCCTTGTAAGTACAAATAATTATTTGGTTATAggttaa